A region of Actinobacillus porcitonsillarum DNA encodes the following proteins:
- a CDS encoding type II toxin-antitoxin system RelE/ParE family toxin: MAKLLLSQLAVENIDEILNNVYEFTGFPSSAQNLLNEFNKTLDLIAFMPNAIGRLREDGDREAFCRAYRIVYRQTGQDEITVVTIIHSRRLYPRPY; this comes from the coding sequence ATGGCTAAGTTGCTGCTTTCTCAACTTGCAGTAGAAAATATCGATGAAATTTTAAATAATGTTTATGAATTTACTGGCTTTCCCTCATCTGCACAAAATTTGTTAAATGAATTTAATAAAACATTGGACTTAATCGCCTTTATGCCAAATGCAATCGGGCGATTAAGAGAAGATGGCGATCGTGAAGCCTTTTGTCGAGCTTATCGTATTGTGTATAGACAAACGGGGCAAGATGAAATCACGGTTGTAACTATTATTCACTCTCGCCGTTTATATCCACGCCCATACTAA
- the adhE gene encoding bifunctional acetaldehyde-CoA/alcohol dehydrogenase, whose amino-acid sequence MAKATQTAQPYDAQVEVNDLVEKGLKALDEFRHLNQEQVDYIVAKASVAALDKHGILAMHAYEETGRGVFEDKATKNLFACEYVVNNMRHLKTAGVISEDDVTGITEIADPVGVVCGITPTTNPTSTTIFKALIALKTRNPIVFAFHPSAQQSSAHAAQVVYDAAVAAGAPENCIQWIKTPSMEGTSLLMKHPGIATILATGGNAMVEAAYSCGKPALGVGAGNVPAYVEKTAKLKQAVYDIVMSKSFDNGMICASEQAAIVDKEIYADFIKEMQSYGVYLVNKKEKALLEKFIFGVDKANDQNCSGAKLNAAVVGKPAAWIAEQAGFSVPAKTNILLAECAFVGEGEPLTREKLSPVLALLKSNSTEHGLELSEAMVNFHGLGHSAAIHTQNAELAKTFGERVKAIRVIWNSPSTFGGIGDVYNSFLPSLTLGCGSYGKNSVSNNVSAVNLLNIKRVGRRRNNMQWFKVPSKIYFERDSIQYLKSMHDVEKVMIVTDRSMVDLGFVDRITEQLRQRRNKVMIQLFTDVEPNPSLQTVQRGTELMRSFQPDTIIALGGGSPMDAAKIMWLFYEQPEVDFRDLVQKFMDIRKRAFKFPQLGRKAKFVGIPTTSGTGSEVTPFAVITDGDIKYPLADYSLTPTVAIVDPALVMSVPSHVAADTGLDVLTHATEAYTSILANDFTDGLALQAIKLVFENLEKSVKEFDEDAREKMHNASTMAGMAFANAFLGICHSMAHKIGGKFHTIHGRTNAILLPHVIRYNGTRPTKVATWPKYTNYVADQRFQDIARMLGLPASTPEEGVESYAKAVHDLAVRCGVKMSLQEQGIDEQAFLAARRELALNAFEDQCTPANPRLAMVEDMEEIMTKAFYGK is encoded by the coding sequence ATGGCTAAAGCAACTCAAACTGCTCAACCTTATGATGCTCAAGTTGAAGTGAATGATCTTGTCGAAAAAGGCTTAAAAGCACTCGATGAGTTCCGTCATTTAAACCAAGAACAAGTCGATTACATTGTGGCAAAAGCCTCTGTCGCAGCACTTGATAAACATGGCATTTTAGCAATGCATGCTTATGAAGAGACCGGACGTGGTGTCTTTGAAGACAAAGCAACCAAAAACTTGTTTGCTTGCGAATATGTTGTAAATAATATGCGACATTTAAAAACCGCTGGTGTAATTAGTGAAGATGATGTAACCGGTATTACAGAAATCGCCGATCCTGTTGGTGTTGTCTGTGGTATTACCCCAACAACAAACCCTACTTCTACAACCATTTTCAAAGCGTTAATCGCACTTAAAACCCGTAACCCAATCGTTTTTGCTTTCCACCCTTCTGCGCAACAATCTTCTGCCCATGCAGCTCAAGTCGTTTACGATGCAGCCGTGGCAGCCGGTGCGCCGGAAAACTGTATCCAATGGATTAAAACACCGTCAATGGAAGGCACATCCCTTCTTATGAAGCACCCTGGTATTGCAACCATTCTTGCTACAGGTGGTAATGCTATGGTGGAAGCTGCATACTCTTGTGGTAAACCGGCTTTAGGCGTAGGTGCCGGTAACGTACCGGCTTATGTTGAAAAAACAGCCAAATTAAAACAAGCTGTATATGACATTGTGATGTCAAAATCTTTCGATAACGGTATGATTTGTGCTTCAGAACAAGCGGCGATTGTTGATAAAGAAATTTATGCTGACTTTATTAAAGAAATGCAATCTTATGGCGTTTATTTAGTCAACAAAAAAGAGAAAGCATTACTTGAAAAATTCATCTTTGGTGTGGACAAAGCAAACGACCAAAACTGCTCAGGTGCAAAACTCAATGCGGCTGTTGTAGGTAAACCTGCTGCATGGATTGCAGAACAAGCTGGCTTTAGCGTACCTGCCAAAACAAACATTCTTTTAGCGGAATGTGCCTTTGTTGGCGAAGGTGAGCCGCTTACCCGTGAAAAACTTTCTCCGGTATTAGCTTTATTAAAATCAAATTCAACTGAACACGGTTTAGAACTTTCTGAAGCGATGGTTAATTTCCACGGTTTAGGACACTCTGCAGCAATTCATACCCAAAATGCTGAATTAGCGAAAACATTTGGCGAAAGAGTAAAAGCAATTCGTGTTATTTGGAACTCGCCATCAACCTTTGGTGGTATCGGCGATGTTTATAACTCCTTCCTCCCTTCATTAACATTAGGCTGTGGCTCTTACGGTAAAAACTCAGTGAGTAATAACGTAAGCGCAGTAAACTTGTTAAATATCAAACGTGTGGGCAGACGGAGAAATAATATGCAATGGTTTAAAGTTCCATCAAAAATCTACTTTGAGCGTGATTCCATTCAATACCTCAAATCAATGCATGATGTTGAGAAAGTAATGATCGTAACAGACCGTTCAATGGTTGATCTTGGTTTTGTTGATCGTATTACTGAACAATTACGCCAACGCCGTAATAAAGTGATGATTCAACTATTTACCGATGTAGAACCAAACCCAAGTTTACAAACAGTACAACGTGGTACGGAGTTAATGCGTAGCTTCCAACCAGATACTATTATCGCATTAGGTGGAGGCTCTCCAATGGATGCGGCTAAAATTATGTGGTTATTCTATGAGCAACCTGAAGTGGACTTCCGTGATTTAGTCCAAAAATTCATGGATATCCGTAAACGTGCATTTAAATTCCCACAATTAGGCCGTAAAGCGAAATTCGTAGGAATTCCAACAACATCAGGTACAGGTTCAGAAGTCACACCATTTGCGGTTATTACTGATGGCGATATCAAATATCCATTAGCAGACTACTCATTAACCCCGACAGTTGCGATTGTCGATCCGGCATTAGTGATGTCTGTACCATCTCATGTAGCTGCTGATACCGGATTGGACGTATTAACACACGCAACAGAGGCTTATACATCAATCCTTGCTAATGACTTTACTGACGGTTTAGCGCTACAAGCGATTAAATTAGTCTTTGAAAACCTTGAAAAATCGGTTAAAGAATTTGATGAAGATGCACGCGAAAAAATGCATAACGCATCAACAATGGCGGGTATGGCATTTGCTAACGCATTCTTGGGTATCTGTCACTCAATGGCACACAAAATTGGGGGTAAATTCCATACAATTCATGGTCGCACCAATGCTATCTTGTTACCGCATGTTATTCGTTACAACGGTACTCGCCCAACTAAAGTGGCAACTTGGCCGAAATATACAAACTATGTTGCGGATCAACGCTTCCAAGATATTGCAAGAATGTTAGGTTTACCAGCATCAACCCCTGAGGAAGGCGTGGAATCTTATGCCAAAGCTGTTCACGATTTAGCTGTACGTTGTGGCGTGAAAATGTCTCTTCAAGAACAAGGTATTGATGAACAAGCCTTCTTAGCAGCTCGCCGTGAATTAGCATTAAATGCCTTTGAAGACCAATGTACTCCAGCGAACCCTCGCCTTGCAATGGTTGAAGACATGGAAGAAATTATGACTAAAGCATTTTACGGAAAATAA